One genomic segment of Amycolatopsis granulosa includes these proteins:
- a CDS encoding short chain dehydrogenase, translating to MKIIVIGAHGTIGSAVVRSLEPRHEVVRAARRGPVRVDLADPSAIDRLFTAVPGVGAVVCCAASGGMTPLLSGADEEFTAGLDGKLLGQVHLVRRAVHHVRDGGSITLTSGRFAAPVPGSSWGHLVNAGLEAFVRAAAIEMPRGIRLNVVSPGWVAGTPSAPDDAIPVAEVARAYLELIEGSAHGEIVNPKLTNGESST from the coding sequence GTGAAGATCATCGTGATCGGTGCGCACGGCACCATCGGCAGCGCTGTCGTCCGCTCGCTGGAACCGCGGCACGAGGTCGTCCGCGCCGCGCGGCGCGGGCCGGTGCGGGTGGACCTGGCCGACCCGTCCGCCATCGATCGCCTGTTCACCGCGGTGCCCGGGGTCGGCGCGGTGGTGTGCTGCGCGGCCAGTGGTGGGATGACACCGCTGCTGAGCGGTGCCGACGAGGAGTTCACCGCCGGGCTGGACGGGAAGCTGCTGGGGCAGGTGCACCTGGTGCGGCGGGCCGTGCACCACGTCCGCGACGGCGGGTCGATCACCTTGACCAGTGGCCGGTTCGCCGCGCCGGTTCCCGGCAGTTCGTGGGGCCACCTCGTCAACGCCGGGCTGGAGGCGTTCGTCCGGGCGGCCGCGATCGAGATGCCACGCGGGATCCGCCTCAACGTCGTCAGCCCGGGCTGGGTGGCGGGAACGCCGTCGGCGCCGGACGACGCAATCCCCGTCGCCGAGGTTGCGCGTGCCTATCTGGAGCTCATCGAGGGTTCCGCCCACGGCGAAATCGTCAACCCGAAGTTGACGAACGGCGAATCGTCAACCTAG
- a CDS encoding helix-turn-helix domain-containing protein: protein MQPDEAGLPSHGERRRVPGLRREELAQLAGVSAAYYTRLEQGQSRNASDAVLEALARVLRLDEDERTHLLTLARPGRRPRRPAPREQLRSEVRVMIESFRDVPALVLGRRTDILAWNRMAHALLARHLDFGAPERTADRPNWTRMFFLDPRLRELFTAWPDKARDTVADLRMIAGRYPDDSRLAALIGELAMKSAEFARLWAQHSVRGCASHSREYRHPVAGRLTLTDELLALTDEGQRIAVFTAEPGSPSEAALGLLAPPRQANGRPT from the coding sequence TTGCAGCCCGACGAAGCCGGCCTGCCGAGCCACGGCGAGCGGCGGCGGGTTCCCGGCCTGCGGCGAGAGGAACTCGCCCAACTGGCCGGGGTCAGCGCCGCCTACTACACGCGGCTCGAACAGGGGCAGAGCCGGAACGCGTCGGACGCGGTCCTGGAGGCACTGGCCCGTGTCCTGCGCCTGGACGAGGACGAGCGCACCCACCTGCTCACCCTCGCCCGCCCCGGACGACGCCCGCGACGGCCGGCGCCGCGCGAGCAACTCCGGTCCGAGGTCCGCGTGATGATCGAGTCCTTCCGGGACGTGCCCGCGCTCGTACTCGGGCGGCGCACCGACATCCTGGCCTGGAACCGGATGGCGCACGCCCTGCTGGCCCGGCACCTCGACTTCGGTGCGCCGGAGCGGACCGCGGACCGTCCGAACTGGACACGCATGTTCTTCCTGGACCCGCGGTTGCGGGAGCTGTTCACCGCCTGGCCGGACAAGGCCCGCGACACGGTGGCCGACCTGCGGATGATCGCCGGGCGCTACCCGGACGACAGCCGGCTGGCCGCGCTGATCGGCGAGCTGGCCATGAAGAGCGCGGAGTTCGCCCGGCTGTGGGCGCAGCACTCGGTCCGGGGTTGCGCCTCGCACTCCCGGGAGTACCGCCATCCCGTCGCCGGCCGGCTGACGCTGACCGACGAACTCCTCGCCCTGACCGACGAGGGGCAGCGGATCGCGGTGTTCACCGCCGAACCCGGATCGCCCTCGGAAGCCGCTCTGGGGCTGCTCGCGCCGCCGCGTCAGGCGAACGGCAGGCCCACGTAG
- the gndA gene encoding NADP-dependent phosphogluconate dehydrogenase: MSKKASIGVTGLAVMGRNLARNLARHGHTVALHNRSDQRTRELVEQFGDEGDFIPTYSAQEFVDALERPRQLVIMVKAGAPTDAVIEEFAPLLDKGDVIVDAGNAHFADTRRREAALRERGLHFVGTGVSGGEEGALHGPSIMPGGSPESYESLGPLFESISAKVDGDPCCTHVGPDGAGHFVKMVHNGIEYADMQLIAESFDLLRGALGYEPAQIAEVFRTWNTGRLDSYLIEITAEVLAHVDAATGRPFVDVVADQAEQKGTGRWTVQIGLDLGVPISGIAEAVFARSLSGSADLRKASRGLPGPARAPLTGAAAETFADDVERALYASKIVAYAQGFNQIQAGGAEYGWDIDLGALAAIWRGGCIIRAKFLDDIRAAYADEPGLPTLLTAGDFRKAVEDAQESWRSVISTAVRLGIPTPGFSTALAYYDGLRAERLPAALVQGQRDFFGAHTYRRVDREGSFHTRWADDGRPEAGA; the protein is encoded by the coding sequence ATGAGCAAGAAGGCGAGCATCGGCGTCACGGGCCTGGCCGTCATGGGCCGGAACCTGGCGCGCAACCTGGCGCGGCACGGGCACACCGTCGCCCTGCACAACCGTTCCGACCAGCGCACCCGCGAGCTGGTGGAGCAGTTCGGCGACGAAGGCGACTTCATCCCCACCTACTCCGCCCAGGAGTTCGTGGACGCGCTCGAACGGCCGCGCCAGCTGGTGATCATGGTCAAGGCCGGCGCCCCGACGGACGCGGTGATCGAGGAGTTCGCCCCGCTGCTGGACAAGGGCGACGTGATCGTCGACGCGGGCAACGCGCACTTCGCCGACACCCGGCGGCGCGAGGCGGCCCTGCGCGAGCGCGGGCTGCACTTCGTCGGCACCGGCGTCTCCGGCGGCGAGGAGGGCGCGCTGCACGGGCCGAGCATCATGCCGGGCGGGTCCCCGGAGTCGTACGAGTCGCTGGGGCCGCTGTTCGAGAGCATCTCGGCGAAGGTCGACGGCGACCCGTGCTGCACGCACGTCGGCCCCGACGGCGCCGGGCACTTCGTGAAGATGGTGCACAACGGCATCGAGTACGCCGACATGCAGCTGATCGCCGAGTCCTTCGACCTGCTGCGCGGCGCGCTGGGCTACGAGCCGGCGCAGATCGCGGAGGTGTTCCGGACGTGGAACACCGGGCGCCTCGACTCGTACCTGATCGAGATCACCGCCGAGGTGCTGGCGCACGTCGACGCCGCGACCGGCAGGCCGTTCGTGGACGTCGTCGCCGACCAGGCCGAGCAGAAGGGCACCGGCCGCTGGACCGTCCAGATCGGACTGGACCTCGGGGTGCCGATCAGCGGGATCGCGGAGGCGGTGTTCGCGCGGTCGCTGTCCGGCAGCGCGGACCTGCGCAAGGCCAGCCGCGGCCTGCCCGGCCCGGCCCGCGCGCCGCTGACCGGCGCGGCGGCGGAGACGTTCGCCGACGACGTGGAGCGCGCGCTGTACGCGTCGAAGATCGTCGCCTACGCCCAGGGCTTCAACCAGATCCAGGCCGGTGGCGCCGAGTACGGCTGGGACATCGACCTGGGTGCGCTGGCCGCGATCTGGCGCGGCGGCTGCATCATCCGGGCCAAGTTCCTGGACGACATCCGCGCCGCCTACGCCGACGAGCCGGGACTGCCCACGCTGCTCACCGCGGGCGACTTCCGCAAGGCCGTGGAGGACGCGCAGGAGTCGTGGCGTTCGGTGATCTCCACCGCGGTGCGGCTGGGCATCCCGACGCCGGGCTTCTCGACCGCCCTGGCCTACTACGACGGCCTGCGTGCCGAGCGGCTCCCGGCCGCCCTGGTGCAGGGACAGCGCGACTTCTTCGGCGCGCACACCTACCGCAGGGTCGACCGGGAGGGCTCGTTCCACACCCGCTGGGCCGACGACGGCCGCCCGGAGGCCGGGGCCTGA
- a CDS encoding SDR family NAD(P)-dependent oxidoreductase, with protein sequence MESTNGWHGRAVIVTGGGTGIGRATARLFAGEGADVLVVGRRAEPLAGTAATHPGIRTLAADLGSPDGPAAIVTRALEEFGRLDVLVNNAAITRPAALGAIDRDVAGQQITTNLLGPVFLTQQALPHLGEGAVVVNVSSNPPHYGWRDNSIYGSTKVALDFLTRTWAVELAERGIRVVSLAPGITTTPVLDHAGLPDDWISATRARIPLRRTAQPEEMAWWIVTVARPEAGYLTGTVVRVDGGLSAGG encoded by the coding sequence ATGGAGTCAACCAACGGATGGCACGGCCGCGCCGTGATCGTCACCGGAGGCGGCACCGGCATCGGCCGGGCCACCGCCCGGCTGTTCGCCGGCGAAGGCGCCGACGTCCTCGTGGTCGGCCGCCGGGCGGAGCCACTGGCCGGGACCGCCGCCACGCACCCCGGCATCCGCACCCTCGCGGCCGACCTCGGCAGCCCGGACGGCCCGGCGGCGATCGTCACCAGGGCGCTCGAGGAGTTCGGCCGCCTCGATGTGCTGGTCAACAACGCGGCCATCACCCGCCCGGCCGCGCTCGGCGCGATCGACCGGGACGTCGCCGGGCAGCAGATCACCACGAACCTGCTCGGCCCGGTGTTCCTCACCCAGCAGGCCCTGCCGCACCTCGGGGAGGGGGCGGTCGTCGTCAACGTCTCGTCCAACCCGCCGCACTACGGCTGGCGGGACAACTCGATCTACGGGTCCACCAAGGTGGCCCTGGACTTCCTCACCCGGACGTGGGCCGTGGAGCTCGCGGAGCGCGGGATCCGCGTCGTCTCCCTGGCGCCCGGCATCACCACCACCCCGGTGCTGGATCACGCGGGGCTGCCGGACGACTGGATCTCCGCCACGAGAGCCCGCATCCCGCTCCGGCGTACCGCGCAGCCGGAGGAGATGGCGTGGTGGATCGTGACCGTGGCACGACCGGAAGCCGGTTACCTGACCGGTACGGTCGTCCGCGTGGACGGCGGGCTGAGCGCGGGAGGCTGA
- a CDS encoding helix-turn-helix domain-containing protein, with translation MASTVTSRRKQLGNELRHARLAAKMTQQQVAEVLGCTQGKVNKIESGAVGVKLGDVRTMLETFGVNGDESEALLRLARAAAGNRGAWSGYRSVVPHWFRTFTDLEPAAVEIMTWHGERIPGPLQSEHYMLKQFTEFGATDVTSLVRNRLDRKAVFDQPQPPYYRFIISEAALHRAPGGQAPAVMLDQIEHLLDLDRRQRVYIHVLPFGARLAAVPNDFTIMRFPERTRDFVYVEHAAGGVYLDEQKDFQLFVDAWDRLRGAALERQETREFLEAMAEQYRAAMGA, from the coding sequence ATGGCTAGCACCGTTACTTCCCGTCGCAAACAACTCGGCAACGAGCTCCGGCACGCGCGGCTGGCCGCGAAGATGACCCAGCAGCAGGTCGCCGAGGTGCTCGGGTGCACCCAGGGCAAGGTCAACAAGATCGAGTCCGGTGCGGTGGGCGTCAAGCTCGGTGACGTGCGCACCATGCTGGAGACGTTCGGCGTCAACGGGGACGAGTCGGAGGCGCTGCTGCGTCTCGCCCGTGCGGCGGCCGGTAACCGTGGCGCCTGGTCCGGCTACCGGTCGGTGGTGCCGCACTGGTTCCGCACGTTCACCGACCTCGAGCCGGCCGCCGTGGAGATCATGACCTGGCACGGCGAGCGCATCCCCGGTCCGTTGCAGTCCGAGCACTACATGCTCAAGCAGTTCACCGAGTTCGGCGCCACCGACGTCACCTCGCTGGTGCGCAACCGGCTGGACCGCAAGGCCGTGTTCGACCAGCCGCAGCCGCCGTACTACCGGTTCATCATCAGCGAAGCCGCGCTGCACCGCGCACCCGGCGGCCAGGCGCCGGCGGTGATGCTGGACCAGATCGAGCACCTGCTGGATCTGGACCGGCGCCAGCGGGTGTACATCCACGTGCTGCCCTTCGGCGCCCGGCTGGCCGCGGTGCCGAACGACTTCACGATCATGCGATTCCCGGAGCGCACCCGCGACTTCGTCTACGTCGAACACGCGGCGGGCGGCGTGTACCTGGACGAGCAGAAGGACTTCCAGCTGTTCGTCGACGCGTGGGACCGCCTGCGCGGCGCGGCACTGGAACGCCAGGAGACCCGCGAGTTCCTCGAGGCGATGGCGGAGCAGTACCGCGCCGCGATGGGCGCCTGA
- a CDS encoding MerR family transcriptional regulator, whose translation MLIGELAARAGTTTRALRYYEQQRLLRPRRTPNGYRDYDERMVGRVRNIRLLLSTGLTADDVRALLGCLDEEITGGPICPASARVVARRLAAVEDKIAALDVVRARLTAALGD comes from the coding sequence GTGCTGATCGGCGAACTGGCGGCCAGAGCCGGGACCACCACCCGCGCCCTGCGGTACTACGAGCAGCAGCGCCTGCTCCGGCCCCGGCGCACGCCGAACGGCTACCGCGACTACGACGAGCGGATGGTCGGCCGGGTGCGCAACATCCGGCTGCTGCTCTCCACGGGCCTGACCGCCGACGACGTCCGGGCGCTGCTCGGCTGCCTCGACGAGGAAATCACCGGCGGCCCGATCTGCCCGGCCAGCGCGCGGGTCGTCGCCCGGCGCCTCGCCGCGGTCGAGGACAAGATCGCCGCGCTCGACGTCGTCCGCGCCCGGCTCACCGCCGCGCTGGGGGACTGA
- a CDS encoding Clp protease N-terminal domain-containing protein: MTSSVKLDDLIQAVNRQHPDSDALQHLTDAVLLAEHLGDLADHLIGHFVDQARRSGASWTDIGASMGVSKQAAQKRFVPKDFSSAEAFTRFTERARRAIVTAEKIARDTGGEQIDTGHLLIGVAGERDGLAARALEELGATPETVGERVRATLPPPVGELPAHIPFGPRARKVIELTVREALRLGHDYVGTEHILLALLDQAEGPAFDVLTELGITKDAVDGEIRAMLRTVFPDA; the protein is encoded by the coding sequence ATGACCAGTTCCGTGAAACTCGACGACCTGATCCAGGCCGTCAACCGGCAGCACCCCGACTCCGATGCCCTGCAGCACCTCACCGATGCCGTGCTGCTCGCCGAGCACCTCGGCGACCTCGCCGACCACCTGATCGGCCACTTCGTCGACCAGGCGCGCCGCAGCGGCGCGTCCTGGACCGACATCGGCGCCAGCATGGGCGTGTCCAAGCAGGCCGCGCAGAAACGGTTCGTGCCCAAGGACTTCTCGAGTGCGGAGGCGTTCACCCGCTTCACCGAACGCGCGCGGCGGGCGATCGTGACCGCCGAGAAAATCGCGCGGGACACCGGCGGCGAGCAGATCGACACCGGCCACCTCCTGATCGGCGTGGCCGGCGAACGGGACGGCCTCGCGGCGAGGGCACTGGAAGAACTCGGCGCGACGCCGGAGACCGTGGGCGAGCGGGTCCGCGCGACCCTCCCGCCTCCCGTCGGTGAGCTGCCCGCCCACATCCCGTTCGGCCCGCGCGCCCGCAAGGTGATCGAACTGACCGTGCGGGAAGCGTTGCGGCTGGGGCACGACTACGTCGGCACCGAGCACATCCTGCTGGCCCTGCTCGACCAGGCCGAGGGACCGGCCTTCGACGTGCTCACCGAACTCGGCATCACCAAGGACGCCGTCGACGGGGAGATCCGCGCGATGCTGCGGACCGTGTTCCCGGACGCGTGA
- a CDS encoding DUF397 domain-containing protein — MPEQPRTVQYDPRTAARLFDESKWQKSFASEPNGGNCVEVNLAAPGLVGVRDTKLAASPVFVFDAGEWAAFLEGVKAGQFDLHA, encoded by the coding sequence ATGCCGGAACAGCCACGAACGGTGCAGTACGACCCGCGCACGGCGGCGCGCCTGTTCGACGAGTCGAAGTGGCAGAAGTCCTTCGCCAGCGAGCCCAACGGCGGCAACTGCGTCGAGGTGAACCTCGCCGCGCCCGGCCTCGTCGGGGTGCGCGACACCAAGCTGGCGGCCAGCCCGGTCTTCGTCTTCGACGCGGGCGAGTGGGCGGCCTTCCTGGAAGGGGTCAAGGCCGGCCAGTTCGACCTGCACGCCTGA